One window of the Corvus moneduloides isolate bCorMon1 chromosome 10, bCorMon1.pri, whole genome shotgun sequence genome contains the following:
- the SAMD7 gene encoding sterile alpha motif domain-containing protein 7: MTPREHMRKMSILGEQGTLEEKHLYRLAGGMAAGELRQRQEMLMRNQLMAVNPQLMGPGPQRMQAIPAQFEPRLLDRDLLPSTEMMASADPRQIHIASHLGPTVPQHPNMPNLLANRVYQGPGYSFLQPESMEAVARRQELVQKQNIARMEMEMSAIFQQKEMEKAHRKGLLGLEAPFLYHGMPASPIAFRGRHRLPEGHLPNDLYVHRTTLDEIHGNTMLMATSPYPPVTTLQRERGRRPGRRAGNHKTAEGSANGTKNQADDKSTDSASAAVDDEKEDKKEVEVETPNKHEQIKTQTEPSAVAKNCKEFEQGLRKNCATHEIPTETTSCSNTNEKEANSSCAAFDDKYLYPSAIPFSALPYGFPVPNNPLLPSGTHGLILNGEDISSIEDIRKWTVDDVHNFIVSLPGCSDYAQIFKDHAIDGETLPLLTEEHLLDTMGLKLGPALKIRSQVSRRLGNVFYMMNVPLSVPLPPAPGKASEQPSDMASPLHCNSSGDTLDSPCSQDPETSQAVEQIVSESRENPCDTAGTQADFQMIAFQKS, encoded by the exons ATGACGCCCAGGGAGCACATGAGGAAGATGTCCATCCTGGGGGAACAGGGAACACTGGAGGAAAAGCACCTGTACCGACTGGCAGGCGGCATGGCAGCAGGAG AACTGCGGCAGCGGCAGGAGATGCTAATGAGGAACCAGCTGATGGCAGTAAACCCGCAGCTGATGGGGCCGGGCCCGCAGAGGATGCAGGCGATCCCCGCCCAGTTTGAGCCGCGACTGCTCGACAG agaTCTGCTACCTTCAACTGAAATGATGGCCTCAGCTGACCCCAGACAAATCCATATAGCATCCCACCTGGGACCCACAGTCCCACAGCACCCGAACATGCCAAACCTATTGGCCAACCGTGTCTACCAAGGCCCAG GATACAGCTTTCTACAACCAGAATCCATGGAAGCTGTGGCCAGAAGACAAGAATTGgttcaaaagcaaaatattgcCAG AATGGAAATGGAGATGAGTGCTATTTTTCAgcaaaaggaaatggagaaagcCCACCGGAAAGGACTCCTGGGCCTGGAAGCCCCTTTCCTGTACCACGGGATGCCAGCGAGTCCCATTGCTTTCCGTGGCAGGCACAGACTACCTGAAGGGCACCTTCCCAATGACCTGTATGTTCATCGTACCACCCTGGATGAAATCCACGGCAACACCATGCTCATGGCAACCAGCCCATACCCGCCAGTCACCACACTGCAAAGGGAGAGGGGACGCCGcccagggagaagagctggAAATCACAAAACTGCCGAGGGCAGCGCCAATGGCACAAAGAACCAGGCAGATGACAAGTCCACAGACTCTGCCTCAGCTGCAGTGGATGATgagaaagaagacaagaaagaaGTAGAGGTGGAGACACCAAACAAACATGAGCAGATCAAAACCCAGACTGAGCCATCTGCAGTTGCCAAAAACTGTAAAGAGTTTGAACAAGGCTTGAGAAAAAACTGTGCTACTCATGAAATTCCTACTGAAACCACCAGCTGCAGCAACACAAATGAGAAGGAAGCcaacagctcctgtgctgcttttgatgACAAGTACCTGTACCCTTCTGCAATCCCATTCTCAGCATTACCATATGGATTTCCAGTGCCCAACAACCCATTGCTACCTTCAG GAACTCATGGCCTTATCCTGAATGGAGAAGACATTTCTTCCATCGAAGACATTCGCAAGTGGACAGTTGATGATGTGCACAACTTCATCGTCAGcctcccaggctgctcagatTATGCCCAG ATATTTAAAGACCATGCTATTGATGGAGAAACACTTCCACTGCTAACAGAGGAACATCTCCTGGATACAATGGGATTAAAACTTGGACCAGCATTAAAAATCCGCTCTCAG GTGTCCCGACGTCTGGGCAACGTGTTCTACATGATGAATGTCCCTCTGTCCGTGcccctgcctcctgctccagggaaagcCTCAGAGCAGCCCTCTGACATGGCCTCCCCTCTGCACTGCAACAGCAGTGGTGACACACTGGacagtccctgctcccaggaccCAGAAACCTCCCAAGCAGTGGAACAGATCGTTtcagaaagcagggaaaatccATGTGACACAGCTGGAACTCAGGCTGACTTCCAGATGATTGCTTTCCAGAAAAGTTGA